Proteins encoded in a region of the Podospora pseudopauciseta strain CBS 411.78 chromosome 6, whole genome shotgun sequence genome:
- a CDS encoding hypothetical protein (EggNog:ENOG503Q4WX; COG:S): MKRTMDGAKKNAEDLVAQHILPNCPYHLSLYHNRQYPKAEEWWFNGPSARLQYQTFSSDAERGFLYIVPPWVIVEEEQAAQMPPRPVPKTGERKKITLSEALKRKQSPMSPMGNNNSSETPVRSDSRVANGSGAHKPPPPPPSREREREREREVVVKKESLKPVERSDARRVVSKTDSRPRSQPEPESRKRVADTESSLPPQKRPRSEQVSASKLDREYGRQPKPEPPRGRDRGAPERTQRERDTKNDSLRPTTNGLAPASTDRDRENTASPRSTIQVNGSRVRPDSGRSTPRKGEGLTKSLLPELLSPLHPSLEAELEEHRPRRKLADKAPPRSQKADGGPPPAKKRKPPVLPELLSPTLPAIVEEALIQSNQTPARNQSGSQSESSPSSARKTIIAAPLISLPPPAEEKPPPRPSRIVTLKLKKANAKRAKDLLSLPSKSAKDALKKERSISVEATPPPARKRPRPADEIEQPPAPPPVIPPKSRGVKAELMKNNHNSPSTPLRVPPQGGSASQPTPLRPNSTTPLKHSITAAVSGSAEAVIAAARPPTRDVAPLDPKTIEKSEHHRKIHQELVALGTKIKHTRDDLSKSSHGNPSPAEEKRLSALHLEMVLTYFLAFYNLNLSRTLAGKSGDIQMWESLLPHIAELRGRQGVRQSRCLKALACQLHASCLDQIVHAYFMLDEGSAGVWFRRVGGVVQKGGGCGLRRRGWLVWWGRHGVEDEGGLWGWGLRRLLGRRWWL; this comes from the exons ATGAAGAGAACGATGGATGGAGCGAAGAAGAATGCAGAAGATCTCGTGGCCCAGCATATTCTTCCCAACTGCCCGTACCATCTCTCGTTGTACCACAACCGCCAGTACCCCAAGGCTGAGGAGTGGTGGTTTAACGGCCCCAGCGCCCGCCTGCAGTACCAGACCTTCTCGTCCGATGCCGAGCGTGGGTTTTTGTATATTGTACCGCCGTGGGTCattgtcgaggaggagcaggccgcTCAGATGCCGCCCAGACCGGTCCCCAAGACGGgcgagaggaagaagataaCGCTTTCCGAGGcgttgaagaggaagcagTCCCCCATGTCGCCCATGGGGAATAATAATAGTAGTGAGACGCCGGTTAGATCGGACAGCCGGGTGGCGAATGGGAGTGGTGCTCACaagccgccaccaccgccgccatcgag ggagagggagagggagagggagagggaggttgtggtgaagaaggagagttTGAAGCCAGTGGAGAGGTCGGATGCGCGTCGGGTGGTTTCCAAGACAGATTCCCGG ccaCGGTCGCAGCCCGAACCCGAGAGCAGAAAACGTGTCGCGGATACTGAATCGAGCTTGCCCCCACAAAAGCGACCCAGGAGCGAGCAGGTCAGCGCCTCGAAGCTGGACCGCGAATATGGCCGGCAGCCAAAACCGGAACCACCACGGGGTCGCGACAGAGGGGCCCCTGAGAGAACACAAAGAGAGCGAGACACAAAGAATGATTCACTGCGTCCGACCACGAATGGCTTGGCGCCTGCGTCGACGGACAGGGACAGAGAAAATACTGCGTCTCCGAGATCAACAATACAAGTTAATGGGTCGAGAGTCCGGCCAGATAGCGGCAGGTCCACTCCTCGAAAAGGAGAAGGGTTGACGAAGTCGCTGTTGCCCGAGCTATTATCACCACTTCACCCAAGTCTggaggccgagctcgaggagcacaggccgaggagaaagCTGGCGGACAAGGCGCCACCGCGATCACAAAAGGCGGACGGGGGCCCGCCAccggcgaagaagaggaaaccTCCTGTGCTGCCGGAGCTTTTGTCGCCGACGCTGCCCGcgattgtggaggaggctttgATACAGAGCAACCAGACGCCGGCCAGAAATCAGTCGGGGAGTCAGTCAGAATCGTCTCCTAGCAGCGCAAGAAAGACCATCATTGCGGCCCCGTTGATATCACTCCCCCCACCGGCAGAGGAGAAGCCGCCCCCGCGACCCAGCAGGATCGTGACCCTgaagctgaagaaggccaaCGCCAAGCGAGCCAAGGACTTGTTGAGTCTGCCGTCGAAATCGGCAAAGGACGCCCTCAAGAAGGAGCGGTCGATCAGTGTGGAAGcaacgccgccgccagcgAGAAAACGGCCTCGGCCGGCGGATGAGATTGAGCAACCCCCCGCTCCTCCGCCGGTCATACCACCCAAGTCCCGGGGTGTCAAGGCGGAGCTCATGAAGAATAACCATAACAGTCCGTCGACTCCGTTGAGGGTGCCGCCGCAGGGTGGTAGTGCTTCCCAACCTACACCCCTCCGTCCCAACTCGACAACCCCGTTGAAACACAGCATCACGGCGGCAGTGTCTGGGAGTGCCGAGGCGGTCATTGCTGCTGCACGCCCCCCCACGAGGGATGTCGCACCCCTCGACCCGAAAACAATCGAAAAGTCGGAGCACCACCGGAAAATCCACCAGGAGCTTGTGGCTTTGGGGACAAAGATCAAGCACACGCGGGATGACCTTTCCAAGTCTAGTCATggaaacccctcccccgcagAAGAGAAACGGCTCTCTGCCCTCCACCTCGAGATGGTCCTAACATATTTCCTCGCCTTTTACAACCTGAATTTGTCGAGGACGTTGGCGGGGAAGTCGGGGGATATCCAGATGTGGGAGTCGCTGCTGCCGCATATTGCAGAATTGAGGGGGAGACAGGGGGTGAGGCAGAGTAGGTGTTTGAAGGCGTTGGCTTGCCAGCTGCATGCGAGTTGTTTGGATCAGATTGTGCACGCGTATTTCATGCTTGATGAGGGGAGCGCGGGGGTGTGGTTTAGGCGGGTTGGCGGGGTGGTgcagaaggggggaggatgtgggctgaggcggaggggttggttagtttggtgggggaggcacggggttgaggatgagggggggttatggggatgggggttgaggaggttgttagggaggcgttggtggttatga
- a CDS encoding hypothetical protein (COG:S; EggNog:ENOG503P49K) gives MATPHIIRIPRTDQEGAYVLGQVTPSGSKPLNVKFVATDGYAPFIIKLRHDRIGEYRVSNSPCSPEEWEAILKSFLLRGDPVEGIEAGAEVKSEVSLTITVRRRVQGINQRLGTLALKYKEDEEVQLFDWCGAVALERERFQETVATETTKVTDLEARITELRNQLDELTQAKKDRESEILEKFCDILNEKKVKIREQQRLLAAARPGSSGHAISARVAQVASSQADRNPAPSRRAKRKALEDASGGGSSDSDDGFAGPVSDADRMDIDTPESAKVSAEGEDRQTTDDDATGSEPDDDEPIPPPRAQPRKPAPKKDGALPTRHHLRNTTKKEATPPPGSETDSGDDEL, from the exons ATGGCAACCCCTCACATCATACGAATTCCCAGGACCGACCAGGAGGGGGCTTACGTGCTCGGTCAAGTCACTCCTTCCGGATCCAAGCCGCTCAACGTCAAGTTTGTGGCCACTGACGGATACGCCCCATTCATAATCAAGC TGAGGCACGACCGTATTGGCGAATACAGGGTCAGCAACAGCCCATGCTCACCCGAAGAGTGGGAAGCAATCTTGAAATCTTTTCTTCTCAGAGGGGACCCGGTCGAGGGCATCGAAGCTGGTGCTGAGGTCAAGTCGGAAGTGTCGCTCACTATTACTGTCAGGAGACGAGTACAAGGTATCAACCAACGTCTCGGAACTCTGGCCCTCAAGTAcaaggaggatgaagaggtcCAGCTCTTTGATTGGTGCGGAGCTGTTGCGTTGGAGCGGGAAAGGTTCCAAGAAACTGTGGCTACCGAAACGACGAAAGTAACCGACTTGGAAGCTAGGATCACGGAGCTCAGAAATCAGCTGGACGAACTCACACAGGCAAAGAAGGATAGGGAGTCGGAAATCCTGGAGAAATTCTGCGATATCCTCAACGAGAAGAAAGTCAAGATtcgggagcagcagcggtTGTTGGCTGCGGCGCGGCCAGGATCTTCTGGCCATGCTATCTCGGCTCGTGTGGCGCAAGTTGCCAGCAGCCAAGCAGACAGAAACCCAGCGCCATCACGACGAGCCAAGAGGAAGGCTTTGGAGGATGCTTCGGGTGGAGGGTCGTCTGACTCGGATGATGGCTTTGCTGGGCCGGTTAGTGATGCTGACAGGATGGATATCGATACGCCAGAGTCAGCCAAGGTCAgcgccgagggtgaggatcGCCAGACCACCGATGATGACGCCACGGGTAGCGAGCCTGACGATGACGAGCCTATTCCGCCACCACGAGCTCAACCAAGGAAGCCTGCACCAAAGAAGGACGGGGCGCTGCCTACGAGGCATCATTTGAGGAACACGACGAAAAAGGAAGCCACTCCTCCACCGGGGAGTGAGACGGATTCTGGTGATGACGAGCTGTGA